One Phoenix dactylifera cultivar Barhee BC4 unplaced genomic scaffold, palm_55x_up_171113_PBpolish2nd_filt_p 000089F, whole genome shotgun sequence DNA window includes the following coding sequences:
- the LOC113460903 gene encoding cell division cycle 20.2, cofactor of APC complex-like: MEDRSIARLGCLRSPACSLMNRTEICDRFIPVRSAMDFDVAHFLLTKQKIKKENIHRSSCSSEYYQKLLSECCLKNRTRILIFKRKPPAPVKEFFEDVYFDSSCKSSVVKQWRHIPKHAERTLDAPDLINDYYLSLLDWGSSNVLAIALGNAVYLWNASNGSSSELMSVEADNGPVTCVSWSPDGQVLAIGLNNSRVELWDPRASQRLRTLRGARRSRVGSIAWNDHILTTGGMDGMIKNHDVRVQNCTLHNFRGHKQEVCGLKWSLSGQKLASGGRDNLMHIWDISMASANHPPTRNQWLHRFNDHTAAVKALTWCPFQHNLLVSGGGGTDWCIKFWNTQTGDLLDSVNTGSEVSALLWSKNERELLSSHGFPNNQLTLWKYPSMTKITELIGHISPVLSMVQSPDGCKVASAAADERLNFWNIFETPEAPKHAAKTADAGPFVSFSLIRCFLVFLQSLVTSTIQILLRNNCSQK; encoded by the exons ATGGAGGATCGATCAATAGCTCGCCTCGGTTGCCTGCGCTCGCCAGCTTGTTCTCTGATGAATCGGACGGAGATT TGCGACAGATTCATCCCGGTGAGGTCTGCAATGGATTTCGATGTGGCCCATTTCTTGCTAACAAAGCAGAAgataaaaaaagagaacatTCATAGGTCTTCCTGCTCGAGCGAGTATTACCAGAAGCTTCTTTCAGAATGTTGCCTAAAGAATAGGACCCGAATACTCATATTCAAGAGGAAGCCCCCAGCACCGGTTAAAGAGTTTTTTGAAGATGTCTACTTTGATTCTTCTTGTAAGTCCAGTGTAGTGAAACAGTGGAGGCACATACCCAAGCATGCAGAGAGGACATTAGATGCCCCAGATCTCATAAATGATTACTATCTAAGTCTGCTTGATTGGGGGAGTAGCAATGTCTTGGCGATTGCCCTTGGGAATGCAGTTTATTTGTGGAATGCCTCTAATGGGTCTAGTTCAGAGCTTATGAGTGTGGAAGCAGATAATGGGCCTGTTACTTGTGTCAGTTGGTCTCCAGATGGGCAGGTGCTCGCCATTGGCTTAAACAATTCTCGGGTCGAGTTGTGGGATCCAAGAGCTAGCCAAAGGTTGAGAACTCTGCGGGGGGCTCGTCGATCACGTGTTGGATCAATTGCTTGGAATGATCACATTTTGACGACTGGGGGAATGGATGGCATGATAAAGAACCATGATGTGAGAGTGCAAAACTGCACTCTTCATAACTTCAGAGGGCACAAGCAAGAAGTTTGTGGGCTAAAGTGGTCGCTATCAGGTCAAAAATTGGCAAGTGGGGGGCGTGATAACCTCATGCACATATGGGACATATCAATGGCCTCTGCAAATCATCCTCCAACTCGGAATCAATGGCTTCATAGATTTAATGATCATACTGCTGCTGTAAAGGCCCTCACATGGTGCCCGTTTCAGCACAATCTGCTTGTATCTGGGGGTGGTGGGACTGACTGGTGCATTAAATTCTGGAACACCCAAACTGGAGACCTCTTAGATTCAGTGAATACTGGTTCCGAAGTCAGTGCACTGTTATGGAGTAAAAATGAAAGGGAGCTGTTGAGCTCACATGGTTTTCCTAATAATCAACTCACCCTGTGGAAGTACCCATCCATGACTAAGATTACGGAGCTTATAGGTCATATATCACCAGTTCTTTCCATGGTTCAGAGCCCAGATGGTTGCAAGGTAGCATCTGCAGCAGCAGATGAGAGGCTTAACTTTTGGAACATTTTTGAGACCCCGGAGGCACCAAAGCATGCAGCTAAAACAGCAGATGCAGGGCCATTTGTCAGTTTCAGTCTTATCAG GTGTTTCCTTGTGTTTCTGCAATCTCTGGTAACTTCTACCATCCAAATTTTGTTGCGCAATAACTGTTCCCAGAAATGA